GGTACAACCCAGGCTCTCTCTGATTCTGCCAGAGTCTCCAGCGGACAAAACAGCAGGCCCCTTTTTTCCTGTCGGTAAGAAATCTCCGCGTGGCCCAACTCCACAGGTGTTAGGATGAAAAAACATCCAGACATCTTGCGTCTGGGAGAATGTTTTCCTTTTCAGAGCGGGAGCGAACTTCACATGGGCCTGCAGGTCAGGTTTCATGGGTCACTCCAGTTGCCTTTCTGATTCAGGAAAGGAGGCACACCATGGCAGACCTGAACACCCTGGCACTGGCCATCAAAACTGCAGCCCATCCGCTCACAGGTGGATCAGAGGATTACGACACACTCCTGCAGACCATTGGAGACGCGCGTTTTGTGCTCATCGGGGAGGCCTCGCACGGCACCCATGAATTCTACCGGGAGCGGGCACGCATCACCCGATTGTTGATTGAGCAGAAAGGCTTCACGGCTGTGGCGGTCGAAGCAGACTGGCCTGATGCCTACCGGGTGAACCGCTTTGTGCGCGGTCTGGGAGAGGACAGAGATGCTTCAGAGGCCCTCGGGGACTTCCAGCGTTTCCCGAAATGGATGTGGCGCAACGAGGACGTGCATGGTTTTGTGAGCTGGTTGCGGGACCACAACACCCGTCATGCGGACAGGCAGGCAGGTTTTCATGGCATAGACCTGTACAGCCTGCACCGTTCCATGGAAGCCGTTGTTGAATATCTGGACACTGTGGACCCCCAGGCGGCACAGCGGGCCAGACAACGTTACAGTTGTTTTGAGCCTTACGGCGAGGACCCCCAGGAGTACGGCATGGCCACCGTGTATGGCACAGAGGAGCCCTGTGAAAGCGAGGTGGTGGCGCAACTGATGGAACTGCGTCAGCGGGAAACTGAACTCTCACAGGGTGGGGTGCTCGCCGAAGATGAGCACTTTTTTGCCGAGCAGAATGCCCGCCTGGCCCTCAACGCAGAGCGGTATTACCGGGCAGTGTTTCATGGCCGGGAAGACACCTGGAACCTGCGAGATGCCCACATGGCGGACACCATCGATGCCCTTTTTCTGCACCAGAAGGACCAGGGGCTGGAACCCAGAATTGTGGTCTGGGCCCACAACTCCCATCTGGGAGATGCGCGGGCCACCGAGGTGAACTGGCGGCAGAACCAGCAGAACGTGGGGCAGTACGTGCGTGAAAGGCACCCGGAGGACACCTTCATCATCGGTCTGAGCACCCACCACGGTGAGGTGACGGCTGCCGACGACTGGGGACAGCCTGCAAAGCGCAAAACCGTGAGGCCCGCGCTGCAAAACAGTGTGGAGGACCTGTTGCATGAGGTGGGGGTGCAGGATTTCTGGCTGGACCTGCGGGCAGACCGGAATACCCTGAGCGCCCTGCAGGAGAGCAGGCTGCAACGGTTCATCGGGGTGATCTACCGGCCCCAGACTGAACGCTGGAGCCATTATTACCTGACCCGACCTTCAGACCAGTACGACGCCCTGCTGTACTTTGACCGCACCTCCGCCCTGGTGCCTCTGGACCGGACCAGTGGATGGGAGGCCGGAGAACTCCCGGACACCTACCCTTCCGGGCAGTGACTTTCAGGTCAGCAGAGCAGTCCTCAAAACAGGGCTGGGGCCAGGTGGTGGTTGATGGCCAGCATGTCCCGCTCTGTGAGGGCCCTTTTGAGGTCTGTGCACCTTTGCAGGAACACTTCGGCGGTCTCACGGATCACGACCTGCCGTTCATGTCCACTGGCTGTTTTCAGGAGCACCACGGAGAGGGGGTCCAGGCTGGGGGTGTTGGTCACCTGCACAATCTGACGCATCGAGAGGGTCTCCACCTCGTTGGTGAGGGTGAGCACCATGATGAAATCCCGGGCGTCCTGAAGCTGCATCCCTGTCAACTTAGCAAAAGTTCTGTCACAAAACCATGAACAGGCTGCTCTGCATCTGCCATCTGGCGGATTGTTACAAGGGATGTGCGCTGGGGAGAAAAAAGGACCAGATTTGTAAAAAAAGGTCTTTCACACCGGAGGAAACCCCTGCAAGACCCTGGAAGAAAACTGTGAGGTTTCGTGCAATTGGGTGAACCAGAACCTGTCACTCCACATCCCGGGGCAACCACACCTGAACGGTGGTTCCCCTGTCGAGGACACTGTAAAGCTCGATGTTCCCTCCATGCTGCTCCACAATCCAGCGGGCAATCGGGAGGCCCAGACCGGTGCCTTCGGCGCGCCCGGAGCGCTGTCTGGCCTTGTCCACCCGGTAGAAGCGCTCGAAGACATGGGGCAGGTCCACCTCGCTGATCCCTGCACCCTGGTCCTGCAAGATCAGGGTGACGCCCTCCGCATCCTGCTGCAGGTCCAGGGTGATGGCGGCACCAGGAGGGCTGTATTTCACAGCATTTTCCAGCAGCTCAGAGAAAAGCTGGGCGAGTCGTTCAGCATCCCCCCTCAAATTCACCTTTTCTGGGAGGTTCCACCTGAACGCATGGTGGGGGTTGCTGGCCCGCGCGTCATCCCACACCTCCTGCAGCACCTTCGTGAGGTCAAGGTCTTCAATCAGGAATTCGAGGCCCATGTCTCCGCGCGCAAGCATCAGCATGTCGTTGACCATGCGGCTGAGCCTGAGGGTCTCCCACTGCACCTCTTCGATGACGTCCAGACGCTCTGAACGGGGCAGGTTGGGGTGACGCACCAGGATGTCCAGGTTGCCCTGCATGGCAGCCAGCGGGTTGCGGAATTCATGGGCGGCATTCTGCACAAACTGTTTCTCCCGGCGAATCATTTCCTGAAGTTCCAGTTCACTCTGGCGGATGCGTTCTTCGGCGAGTTTGCGGTCATGAATGTCAATGGTGCTGCCGATGTACCCCTGAAATTCCCCTTCCACACTGAACTCGGGAACGGCACGGACCATCACCCAGCGGTGGGCTCCGCTGTGGTGCTTCAGGCGAAATTCCAGTTCATACGGTTGCAGGTTCTTCCAGGCCTGATCGGCGACCGCCATCAGGTGGTCATGGTCTTCAGGATGAACGAAGCTGGCCCAGTCCCACCCTGCTGCCTCGTTTTCCAGCGTTCCGGTGAACTCAAACCATGCGGTGTTGAAGAACGTCGAGGAGCGGTGGCGGTCACTCATCCACAGCATCACCGGGGCACTGCTGGTGATGGTTTTCAGCCGCTGTTCGCTTTCCCTGAGCAGGCGCTCAGCCTGCACGCGGGCAGTGACATCCACCCCAGCATTGATGGAGACCAGTGGCCTTCCTTCTTCGTCCCTGCGAAAGATCACCACCCGTCCGTACAGCCAGCGTTCCTCTCCGTCCTTGTGGCGCATGCGCATCAGGTCTTCAAGGACCTCCCCCTCTTTCAGGTGACCGATGCGCTGAATGGTGGAGGTGAAGCGCCCGGCATCTTCCGGGAAGGTCAGCTCTGCGAGGGGAAGGGCCTCAAGCTCCTGGTGGGAGTACCCCAGGAAGTCGGCCATCTGCCGGTTGGAGAGGATCACCTCGTAGGTGCGCAGGTCCCGCACGGTGAGTGTGGCTGGCACAGCGTCGGTGATCTGCAGCAGAAAGTCCTGCTGTTCCCTGAGCCTCGCCTCGGTGTCTTTCAGTTCACGGATGTTGTCACTGATGTACCCCACGCCCAGCATTTGACCGTCTCTGGTGCGCACCGGGAAGTAGTGCACCCGCCAGTACGCTGGTGGCTGGTTGCCTCTGGGGTAACGGGACTCGAATTCCAGTGGGGGTGGGGATTCGCCGTGCAGAAACACCCGTTCCAGAACGGGTTTCAGCAGGGGGAAGGTGTTGGGGTACAGTTCCTCCAGGGAGTGCTTCTGGAAATCCTCCCGGGTGTAAGGGGTGTCCTCGATCACCGTGTTGTTCAGCACCCTGAGGGTGTAATCCCGGTCCATCAGGCCCAGGCCCACCGGAGCGTTCTCCAGCAAAGCTTCCAGGTAGCCTTCGGTTTCTGCCAGGGGCCGCAGGATGCCCAGCCAGCCTCTCAAGCCTTCATCGACAATGGGGGTGACGCTGAGTTCATACCAGTTTTCCCGTTGCTCTTCCAGCAAAGGGAAAGTCAGGGTGAAGCCCTCCCCTGTCTGCCTCTGGCATGTGAAGTCATTCAGCACCCGCTTACGGTGGCTTTCAGGCAGCCATTCTTCAAGTTGCCCTGCATCGAAAACCCCTGTGCCAAAATGCCTCTGGTAAGCCTGATTGGTGAGGAACACCCTGCATGCAGGGTCTGCCATCCAGGCTGGCCCCTGAAGGGCATTGAGGATCGCAGTGGGAGGCAAATGCATCAACACATCAGGGTCTGGCTTCATGGGCTCCTTCAGGAAAGTTGAAAGATCGGTTTTTTTACAAACCTGACTGTATCATGTCATTCCTCTGGCTGAATCAAAGTGGCAATCAGTGCAGTCCAGCCCGTCTGGTGGCTTGCTCCGAGTCCTCTGCCTGTTTCCCCATGGAAGTACTCGTAAAAGAGCAGCAGGTCCCGGAAGTGCGGATCACTGCGGTAACGCTCCTCTCCACCGTGAATGGGCCGATCTCCCTGTGCATCGGGCAGAAAGAGGCGTATCAGGCGCTGTTTGAGGTCATTGGCCACTTCCCGCAGTGTCAGGTGTCTTCCTGATCGGACCGGGCATTCCACCTTCAGGTCATCCCCAAAGAACTCGGCGTAGCGCTCCAGGGCTTCGATGATCAGTTCGTTG
The sequence above is drawn from the Deinococcus cellulosilyticus NBRC 106333 = KACC 11606 genome and encodes:
- a CDS encoding erythromycin esterase family protein, which translates into the protein MADLNTLALAIKTAAHPLTGGSEDYDTLLQTIGDARFVLIGEASHGTHEFYRERARITRLLIEQKGFTAVAVEADWPDAYRVNRFVRGLGEDRDASEALGDFQRFPKWMWRNEDVHGFVSWLRDHNTRHADRQAGFHGIDLYSLHRSMEAVVEYLDTVDPQAAQRARQRYSCFEPYGEDPQEYGMATVYGTEEPCESEVVAQLMELRQRETELSQGGVLAEDEHFFAEQNARLALNAERYYRAVFHGREDTWNLRDAHMADTIDALFLHQKDQGLEPRIVVWAHNSHLGDARATEVNWRQNQQNVGQYVRERHPEDTFIIGLSTHHGEVTAADDWGQPAKRKTVRPALQNSVEDLLHEVGVQDFWLDLRADRNTLSALQESRLQRFIGVIYRPQTERWSHYYLTRPSDQYDALLYFDRTSALVPLDRTSGWEAGELPDTYPSGQ
- a CDS encoding PAS domain-containing sensor histidine kinase; protein product: MKPDPDVLMHLPPTAILNALQGPAWMADPACRVFLTNQAYQRHFGTGVFDAGQLEEWLPESHRKRVLNDFTCQRQTGEGFTLTFPLLEEQRENWYELSVTPIVDEGLRGWLGILRPLAETEGYLEALLENAPVGLGLMDRDYTLRVLNNTVIEDTPYTREDFQKHSLEELYPNTFPLLKPVLERVFLHGESPPPLEFESRYPRGNQPPAYWRVHYFPVRTRDGQMLGVGYISDNIRELKDTEARLREQQDFLLQITDAVPATLTVRDLRTYEVILSNRQMADFLGYSHQELEALPLAELTFPEDAGRFTSTIQRIGHLKEGEVLEDLMRMRHKDGEERWLYGRVVIFRRDEEGRPLVSINAGVDVTARVQAERLLRESEQRLKTITSSAPVMLWMSDRHRSSTFFNTAWFEFTGTLENEAAGWDWASFVHPEDHDHLMAVADQAWKNLQPYELEFRLKHHSGAHRWVMVRAVPEFSVEGEFQGYIGSTIDIHDRKLAEERIRQSELELQEMIRREKQFVQNAAHEFRNPLAAMQGNLDILVRHPNLPRSERLDVIEEVQWETLRLSRMVNDMLMLARGDMGLEFLIEDLDLTKVLQEVWDDARASNPHHAFRWNLPEKVNLRGDAERLAQLFSELLENAVKYSPPGAAITLDLQQDAEGVTLILQDQGAGISEVDLPHVFERFYRVDKARQRSGRAEGTGLGLPIARWIVEQHGGNIELYSVLDRGTTVQVWLPRDVE